GTGACCAACCCGATCGTCAACTCGTTCAAGCGGCTCGTCCCCGGCTACGAGGCGCCGACCAACATCGCCTGGTCGGAGCGGAACCGCAGCCCGCTGGCCCGCGTTCCCGCGCGCCGCGGCGTCGGCACGCGGATCGAGGTCCGCATGCCCGACCCGTCGTGCAACCCCTACCTCGCCTTCGCGGCGATGCTCTGCGCCGGGCTCGACGGCATGGACAAGAAGATCGACTGCGGCCCGCCGGTCAACAAGGACATCTTCCAGATGAGCGAGCGCGAGAAGCGGCGCCTCAGGATCGAGAACCTGCCGGCGAACCTCAAGGAGGCGGTCGAGGCGCTGGAGAAGGACAACGTGGTGCTCGACGCGCTCGGCCCGCACATCGCCGAGCACTTCATCGCCGGGAAGCTGCAGGACTGGCACGACTACATCAGCGTCGTCCATCCCTGGGAGCTCGAGCGCTACCTTTCGGTGCACTGACCGACCTGCCCGCGGCGCGGCCGGCGCGGGCGCGCGGGCGGCGATCGACGGGGGAGGCGCGGCGACGCGCCTCCCGTTTCGCGTCGGGGGAGACGGCCGTTTGACCCTGCGGGGCTTTCGCCGCAGACTCCGCGCGGGCCATCAGGGGGTCCTTCAGGCCCTGCGGAGACAACGAATGACGAATCGCTGGACGTGGGTGGCGCTCGGCGCGGCGCTCGTCGCGCTGGGACTTTCGGGATGCAAGCAGAAGGCCGCGCAGCCGGCGGCCGCTCCGGCGGGCGCGG
This bacterium DNA region includes the following protein-coding sequences:
- a CDS encoding glutamine synthetase; this encodes VTNPIVNSFKRLVPGYEAPTNIAWSERNRSPLARVPARRGVGTRIEVRMPDPSCNPYLAFAAMLCAGLDGMDKKIDCGPPVNKDIFQMSEREKRRLRIENLPANLKEAVEALEKDNVVLDALGPHIAEHFIAGKLQDWHDYISVVHPWELERYLSVH